One region of Primulina tabacum isolate GXHZ01 chromosome 1, ASM2559414v2, whole genome shotgun sequence genomic DNA includes:
- the LOC142537730 gene encoding receptor-like protein kinase FERONIA isoform X2: MNIYLYQVSIAWLSFCFLITFKTCIDSPSAYFTGDVSINCGSKETSAANNGREWAGDIHPKIAPSLQIKGSSTISSAIDKFILADPVPYRNARISRSTFSYSFCIEPGQKFIRLHFNPTAYKGFQKFKDLFTVEAGSFTLLHNFSASLTAGALGVKSFVKEFCINVQENQQLKMVFSSQSQDTYAFINGIEIKSVPSPHSYLHGVGVGDSTALEMVHREKVKRDTLLPNDDSSDVFGMWKTHQEEKPNQINNMKWKIPVYVGFRYLVRLHFSRLGLEMAETIDVILKVLGKEMTADIVVERDQNGILGYRDYLVLMTGCKEEKRVLLIYLQSKDKFLVGERPLLGFEIFKISNHDNSLASPNPMSLEPSLPIWTIESLLLVLGHRNAIPTVVALVSSIVYKLREIWEANKGKEENKPSARAQRFCRRFSLEEIQLATRNFSQELLIGKGGFGNVYKGINIGNGGETVAIKRLKPSSRQGATEFLTEIETLSELKHLNLVSLIGYCNEPGEMILIYEYLSGGTLSDHLYNLATRKNIFSCLTWKQCLGICIGAGRGLDYLHTGCEIIHGDVKASNILLDDNLMAKLSDFGTAKHESGSNLQSEDNTLIKGTRGYLDPHYLNNRELTRKSDIYAFGVVLLEVLSGRPAFDPRVARDEHVLTEWARDKISKGEVDQIVLASLREEISPDGLESFLKISTRCLHDEPKKRPTMAQVVLQLESLLEQNDSTITSVQNETSVAEDLGPSKDAKNIPAAAVSEQAFTTGRNEQHQNMSKMSVAEPSSVRTTEVHKPSINGRLDKAHAKTEMPGIQRKTMAGKKRDRAVVEKPAIPRFGKWDESTAPWTRGSPGHTGVF; the protein is encoded by the exons ATGAACATATACTTGTATCAAGTTTCAATCGCTTGGCTGAGTTTCTGCTTCCTTATAACATTCAAAACTTGTATCGATAGCCCTTCAGCTTATTTCACAGGCGATGTTTCGATCAACTGCGGTTCAAAAGAAACATCTGCAGCAAATAATGGCAGAGAATGGGCCGGGGATATACATCCAAAGATTGCTCCCTCTTTACAAATAAAGGGCTCATCCACTATATCGAGTGCCATCGATAAATTCATTTTAGCTGACCCAGTTCCTTACAGAAACGCCCGAATCTCTCGTTCCACGTTCTCCTACTCGTTCTGTATCGAACCAGGTCAGAAATTTATCCGCCTTCACTTTAATCCTACGGCATATAAAGGTTTCCAGAAGTTCAAGGACTTGTTCACGGTTGAGGCAGGTTCTTTCACCTTACTACATAACTTTAGTGCTTCACTGACTGCTGGTGCTCTTGGAGTGAAATCTTTTGTCAAGGAATTCTGCATAAACGTTCAAGAAAACCAACAACTCAAAATGGTTTTCTCTAGTCAATCGCAAGATACTTACGCTTTTATAAATGGGATTGAGATCAAATCTGTACCATCACCACACTCTTACTTGCATGGTGTTGGCGTTGGCGACAGCACCGCACTAGAGATGGTTCACAGAGAAAAAGTGAAGCGAGATACTCTTTTACCGAACGATGATTCCAGTGACGTGTTTGGGATGTGGAAAACTCATCAGGAAGAGAAACCGAACCAAATTAACAATATGAAGTGGAAAATACCTGTGTACGTTGGATTCAGGTACTTGGTCAGGCTTCATTTCTCTCGGCTGGGACTCGAGATGGCAGAGACTATAGATGTGATTTTAAAAGTCCTTGGTAAGGAAATGACTGCAGACATAGTAGTAGAAAGGGATCAAAATGGTATCCTGGGTTACAGAGATTACCTGGTGTTGATGACAGGGTGCAAAGAAGAAAAGCGTGTTCTATTGATATACCTACAATCAAAAGACAAATTTCTGGTTGGAGAACGACCCTTACTGGGATTCGAAATATTTAAGATCAGTAACCATGACAACAGCCTCGCTTCTCCAAATCCTATGTCTCTAGAACCGAGTTTGCCAATCTGGACAATCGAAAGTTTATTGTTAGTTCTTGGTCACAGAAATGCAATTCCTACAGTCGTTGCTCTGGTAAGCAGCATCGTTTATAAGTTGAGAGAAATTTGGGAAGCTAACAAAGGAAAGGAGGAAAACAAACCATCAGCCAGGGCTCAACGATTCTGTCGTCGTTTTTCCCTGGAGGAGATACAATTGGCCACTAGAAATTTTTCTCAAGAACTTTTAATAGGTAAAGGTGGATTTGGTAATGTCTACAAAGGAATCAATATTGGTAATGGCGGAGAGACTGTTGCCATAAAGCGACTAAAACCAAGCTCCAGGCAAGGGGCCACAGAGTTTTTAACAGAGATCGAGACACTTTCTGAGCTCAAACATCTCAATCTTGTGTCTCTGATTGGCTACTGCAATGAGCCTGGAGAAATGATTCTAATTTACGAGTACTTGTCCGGTGGAACACTGTCTGACCACCTATACAACCTGGCaacaagaaaaaatattttttcttgtcTCACCTGGAAGCAATGCCTTGGCATTTGCATTGGTGCCGGAAGAGGCTTAGACTATCTTCACACGGGTTGTGAAATCATACACGGAGATGTCAAAGCTTCAAACATCCTTTTAGACGATAATTTGATGGCTAAGCTTTCAGATTTTGGCACAGCCAAACACGAAAGTGGAAGCAATTTACAAAGCGAAGATAACACTCTCATTAAAGGCACACGTGGGTACTTGGATCcacattatttaaataatcgTGAACTAACAAGAAAAAGTGACATATATGCCTTTGGTGTAGTGTTGTTGGAAGTACTATCTGGGAGACCTGCATTCGATCCAAGGGTAGCACGAGACGAACATGTTCTAACCGAGTGGGCTAGAGATAAAATAAGTAAGGGTGAAGTTGATCAAATTGTATTGGCGAGTTTGAGGGAGGAAATTTCACCGGACGGCTTAGAGTCATTTCTCAAAATTTCTACAAGATGCTTGCATGATGAACCCAAGAAGCGGCCAACAATGGCCCAGGTTGTGCTACAACTAGAATCGTTACTTGAGCAGAATGACAGCACGATaacttctgtacagaatgagaCAAGCGTTGCTGAGGATTTGGGCCCAAGTAAAGATGCAAAAAATATACCGGCGGCCGCAGTAAGTGAGCAAGCTTTCACAACTGGTCGGAATGAACAACACCAAAACATGAGCAAAATGTCTGTTGCAGAGCCTTCATCAGTAAGAACCACAGAAGTACATAAGCCATCTATTAATGGCCGATTGGACAAAGCACATGCGAAGACTGAAATGCCAG GAATTCAAAGAAAAACAATGGCAGGAAAAAAAAGGGATAGAGCGGTTGTTGAAAAGCCGGCAATCCCCCGCTTCGGAAAGTGGGACGAAAGCACCGCGCCGTGGACAAGAGGCAGCCCCGGTCATACTGGAGTTTTTTAG
- the LOC142537730 gene encoding receptor-like protein kinase FERONIA isoform X1, with translation MNIYLYQVSIAWLSFCFLITFKTCIDSPSAYFTGDVSINCGSKETSAANNGREWAGDIHPKIAPSLQIKGSSTISSAIDKFILADPVPYRNARISRSTFSYSFCIEPGQKFIRLHFNPTAYKGFQKFKDLFTVEAGSFTLLHNFSASLTAGALGVKSFVKEFCINVQENQQLKMVFSSQSQDTYAFINGIEIKSVPSPHSYLHGVGVGDSTALEMVHREKVKRDTLLPNDDSSDVFGMWKTHQEEKPNQINNMKWKIPVYVGFRYLVRLHFSRLGLEMAETIDVILKVLGKEMTADIVVERDQNGILGYRDYLVLMTGCKEEKRVLLIYLQSKDKFLVGERPLLGFEIFKISNHDNSLASPNPMSLEPSLPIWTIESLLLVLGHRNAIPTVVALVSSIVYKLREIWEANKGKEENKPSARAQRFCRRFSLEEIQLATRNFSQELLIGKGGFGNVYKGINIGNGGETVAIKRLKPSSRQGATEFLTEIETLSELKHLNLVSLIGYCNEPGEMILIYEYLSGGTLSDHLYNLATRKNIFSCLTWKQCLGICIGAGRGLDYLHTGCEIIHGDVKASNILLDDNLMAKLSDFGTAKHESGSNLQSEDNTLIKGTRGYLDPHYLNNRELTRKSDIYAFGVVLLEVLSGRPAFDPRVARDEHVLTEWARDKISKGEVDQIVLASLREEISPDGLESFLKISTRCLHDEPKKRPTMAQVVLQLESLLEQNDSTITSVQNETSVAEDLGPSKDAKNIPAAAVSEQAFTTGRNEQHQNMSKMSVAEPSSVRTTEVHKPSINGRLDKAHAKTEMPVQRQKDEVINFLNNALGIQRKTMAGKKRDRAVVEKPAIPRFGKWDESTAPWTRGSPGHTGVF, from the exons ATGAACATATACTTGTATCAAGTTTCAATCGCTTGGCTGAGTTTCTGCTTCCTTATAACATTCAAAACTTGTATCGATAGCCCTTCAGCTTATTTCACAGGCGATGTTTCGATCAACTGCGGTTCAAAAGAAACATCTGCAGCAAATAATGGCAGAGAATGGGCCGGGGATATACATCCAAAGATTGCTCCCTCTTTACAAATAAAGGGCTCATCCACTATATCGAGTGCCATCGATAAATTCATTTTAGCTGACCCAGTTCCTTACAGAAACGCCCGAATCTCTCGTTCCACGTTCTCCTACTCGTTCTGTATCGAACCAGGTCAGAAATTTATCCGCCTTCACTTTAATCCTACGGCATATAAAGGTTTCCAGAAGTTCAAGGACTTGTTCACGGTTGAGGCAGGTTCTTTCACCTTACTACATAACTTTAGTGCTTCACTGACTGCTGGTGCTCTTGGAGTGAAATCTTTTGTCAAGGAATTCTGCATAAACGTTCAAGAAAACCAACAACTCAAAATGGTTTTCTCTAGTCAATCGCAAGATACTTACGCTTTTATAAATGGGATTGAGATCAAATCTGTACCATCACCACACTCTTACTTGCATGGTGTTGGCGTTGGCGACAGCACCGCACTAGAGATGGTTCACAGAGAAAAAGTGAAGCGAGATACTCTTTTACCGAACGATGATTCCAGTGACGTGTTTGGGATGTGGAAAACTCATCAGGAAGAGAAACCGAACCAAATTAACAATATGAAGTGGAAAATACCTGTGTACGTTGGATTCAGGTACTTGGTCAGGCTTCATTTCTCTCGGCTGGGACTCGAGATGGCAGAGACTATAGATGTGATTTTAAAAGTCCTTGGTAAGGAAATGACTGCAGACATAGTAGTAGAAAGGGATCAAAATGGTATCCTGGGTTACAGAGATTACCTGGTGTTGATGACAGGGTGCAAAGAAGAAAAGCGTGTTCTATTGATATACCTACAATCAAAAGACAAATTTCTGGTTGGAGAACGACCCTTACTGGGATTCGAAATATTTAAGATCAGTAACCATGACAACAGCCTCGCTTCTCCAAATCCTATGTCTCTAGAACCGAGTTTGCCAATCTGGACAATCGAAAGTTTATTGTTAGTTCTTGGTCACAGAAATGCAATTCCTACAGTCGTTGCTCTGGTAAGCAGCATCGTTTATAAGTTGAGAGAAATTTGGGAAGCTAACAAAGGAAAGGAGGAAAACAAACCATCAGCCAGGGCTCAACGATTCTGTCGTCGTTTTTCCCTGGAGGAGATACAATTGGCCACTAGAAATTTTTCTCAAGAACTTTTAATAGGTAAAGGTGGATTTGGTAATGTCTACAAAGGAATCAATATTGGTAATGGCGGAGAGACTGTTGCCATAAAGCGACTAAAACCAAGCTCCAGGCAAGGGGCCACAGAGTTTTTAACAGAGATCGAGACACTTTCTGAGCTCAAACATCTCAATCTTGTGTCTCTGATTGGCTACTGCAATGAGCCTGGAGAAATGATTCTAATTTACGAGTACTTGTCCGGTGGAACACTGTCTGACCACCTATACAACCTGGCaacaagaaaaaatattttttcttgtcTCACCTGGAAGCAATGCCTTGGCATTTGCATTGGTGCCGGAAGAGGCTTAGACTATCTTCACACGGGTTGTGAAATCATACACGGAGATGTCAAAGCTTCAAACATCCTTTTAGACGATAATTTGATGGCTAAGCTTTCAGATTTTGGCACAGCCAAACACGAAAGTGGAAGCAATTTACAAAGCGAAGATAACACTCTCATTAAAGGCACACGTGGGTACTTGGATCcacattatttaaataatcgTGAACTAACAAGAAAAAGTGACATATATGCCTTTGGTGTAGTGTTGTTGGAAGTACTATCTGGGAGACCTGCATTCGATCCAAGGGTAGCACGAGACGAACATGTTCTAACCGAGTGGGCTAGAGATAAAATAAGTAAGGGTGAAGTTGATCAAATTGTATTGGCGAGTTTGAGGGAGGAAATTTCACCGGACGGCTTAGAGTCATTTCTCAAAATTTCTACAAGATGCTTGCATGATGAACCCAAGAAGCGGCCAACAATGGCCCAGGTTGTGCTACAACTAGAATCGTTACTTGAGCAGAATGACAGCACGATaacttctgtacagaatgagaCAAGCGTTGCTGAGGATTTGGGCCCAAGTAAAGATGCAAAAAATATACCGGCGGCCGCAGTAAGTGAGCAAGCTTTCACAACTGGTCGGAATGAACAACACCAAAACATGAGCAAAATGTCTGTTGCAGAGCCTTCATCAGTAAGAACCACAGAAGTACATAAGCCATCTATTAATGGCCGATTGGACAAAGCACATGCGAAGACTGAAATGCCAG TGCAACGTCAAAAGGATGAAGTTATAAACTTTCTCAACAACGCTCTAGGAATTCAAAGAAAAACAATGGCAGGAAAAAAAAGGGATAGAGCGGTTGTTGAAAAGCCGGCAATCCCCCGCTTCGGAAAGTGGGACGAAAGCACCGCGCCGTGGACAAGAGGCAGCCCCGGTCATACTGGAGTTTTTTAG